A part of Candidatus Electrothrix aestuarii genomic DNA contains:
- a CDS encoding flavodoxin family protein, which produces MSVQKIVILDGTRSEDKGLDAILLLLLEVLYQNKNNTVNVEKFTLREIKMHHCIGCFNCWLKTPGKCIHRDAGIQILEAILHCDVIVLFTPVVFGGYSSELKKIIDRFLPLALPFFSKVNGETHHPPRYLKFPRIVGIGVHSSPAQKLSKCFKTLIGRNAVNFAQSPYSVDVLNSSSDSETLRSQLTDLLARREELPWSEELDTLAGNLIATTPHILTSAQRVLLITGSPKIKSPSTSKVLGESLLKKLQKHGCNTSSLTLTSKLLSETSRSVLCSAVDKAETLLISFPLYVDTLPFLVTKAFEIISQHRRTTKTARPQRLVVLVNNGYPEAHHNTVALEICRLFAQECGIRWSGGVALGAGEVLLSGKPITGFRGLKGLWRPPLYYLDQALNLIAAALADGYPVPVKAAQLIARKPIPLISINLWHWMYINVGEKIWENEAVKNGISKQAMFGMPYLKDK; this is translated from the coding sequence ATGTCAGTTCAAAAAATTGTTATTCTAGACGGAACTCGCTCCGAGGACAAAGGACTTGATGCGATTCTTCTCCTATTGCTTGAGGTACTGTACCAAAATAAAAACAACACCGTGAATGTGGAAAAATTCACCTTACGGGAGATAAAAATGCATCACTGCATCGGCTGCTTCAACTGCTGGCTCAAAACACCGGGAAAATGTATTCATAGAGATGCAGGTATTCAAATTCTTGAAGCAATTCTACACTGCGATGTAATTGTCTTGTTTACTCCTGTCGTGTTCGGGGGATACTCCTCGGAATTAAAAAAAATTATTGACCGTTTTTTACCTCTAGCACTTCCTTTCTTCAGTAAAGTCAATGGTGAAACACATCATCCTCCACGTTATTTAAAATTCCCTCGTATTGTCGGAATCGGAGTGCATTCTTCTCCTGCGCAGAAGTTGTCCAAGTGTTTTAAAACGCTTATCGGACGTAATGCTGTAAATTTCGCCCAGTCCCCTTACAGTGTTGATGTTCTTAATAGCTCAAGTGATTCTGAAACACTTCGATCTCAATTGACCGATCTTCTTGCAAGAAGAGAAGAGCTTCCTTGGTCCGAGGAGCTTGATACGTTGGCCGGAAACCTCATAGCCACCACGCCACATATATTGACCAGCGCTCAAAGGGTCCTGCTGATTACAGGAAGTCCCAAGATTAAAAGTCCATCTACATCAAAAGTCCTTGGTGAGTCTCTGCTCAAAAAACTGCAAAAACATGGATGCAACACCAGCTCGTTAACGCTTACTTCAAAATTATTAAGCGAAACATCCCGATCTGTTTTATGTTCAGCAGTGGATAAAGCGGAAACTCTACTTATTTCCTTTCCACTCTATGTTGACACCTTACCTTTTCTCGTAACAAAGGCTTTCGAAATAATATCTCAGCATAGGCGGACAACGAAAACAGCTCGCCCACAGAGACTCGTTGTTCTCGTTAATAACGGTTATCCAGAAGCACATCATAACACTGTTGCCTTAGAAATCTGTCGTCTTTTTGCTCAGGAATGCGGTATACGATGGAGCGGCGGGGTGGCTCTGGGAGCGGGAGAAGTCCTGCTCAGTGGCAAACCGATCACAGGTTTCAGGGGGCTGAAGGGCCTCTGGCGGCCCCCGCTTTATTATCTGGATCAAGCACTGAATTTAATTGCTGCAGCCTTGGCAGACGGTTATCCCGTGCCGGTAAAAGCGGCTCAACTTATAGCCCGAAAACCTATTCCGCTCATCTCAATCAACCTTTGGCATTGGATGTATATTAACGTAGGGGAAAAAATATGGGAAAATGAGGCCGTTAAAAACGGTATCAGTAAACAAGCGATGTTCGGCATGCCTTATCTGAAGGACAAGTAA
- a CDS encoding RHS repeat-associated core domain-containing protein, with protein sequence MAGSYQCEVPNVAPDEAVANGEPLPEIAPEPVAAETSEKAVPSFAVETLTPSNTAFLQAIYFLLLLQNKSAEGAYYYINDHLGTPQIITNDAGSVVWQAEYLPFGKVNISVADIENNLRLPGQYYDAETGLYYNWNRYYDPETGRYIAADPIGLAGGMNLYAYVGSDPVNGVDPLGLASNGGAWHPPKGVKTGCKGNDSCPQLRNKMELLKRMIRSHEYWDRHMPAPRGGGRHAEDIAQLKGALAKCERFYRNKKCQDDCDDRSIGEKLNDLYEKIEKSIRKGLERGSPAGGVVPVVIPTPAGPILL encoded by the coding sequence ATGGCAGGTAGCTACCAGTGTGAGGTGCCAAACGTTGCACCTGATGAAGCAGTTGCGAACGGTGAACCGCTACCTGAAATTGCCCCGGAGCCTGTTGCGGCTGAGACATCAGAGAAGGCTGTTCCTTCTTTTGCCGTTGAAACATTGACCCCGTCCAACACCGCTTTTCTTCAGGCGATTTACTTTCTCCTGCTGCTGCAAAACAAATCAGCAGAAGGCGCGTATTACTACATCAATGACCACCTAGGTACACCGCAGATCATCACGAATGATGCGGGTTCAGTGGTGTGGCAGGCGGAGTACCTGCCCTTCGGGAAGGTGAATATCTCCGTCGCAGATATTGAGAATAATCTCCGCCTTCCTGGGCAGTACTACGATGCTGAAACCGGGTTGTATTACAACTGGAATCGCTACTATGATCCTGAGACCGGGCGGTATATTGCTGCCGATCCAATTGGGCTGGCCGGCGGGATGAATCTGTATGCTTATGTGGGGAGTGATCCGGTGAATGGGGTTGATCCATTGGGGTTGGCAAGCAATGGTGGAGCGTGGCACCCCCCTAAAGGAGTTAAGACCGGATGTAAAGGCAACGATTCTTGCCCTCAGCTAAGAAATAAAATGGAATTGCTTAAACGTATGATTCGATCACATGAGTATTGGGATCGTCATATGCCTGCTCCCAGAGGTGGAGGCCGTCATGCCGAGGATATTGCTCAGTTAAAAGGGGCGTTGGCTAAATGTGAGAGATTTTATAGAAATAAAAAATGTCAAGATGATTGTGATGACAGATCAATCGGTGAGAAACTTAATGATTTATATGAAAAGATTGAAAAATCTATAAGGAAAGGATTAGAGAGAGGCTCTCCGGCCGGAGGAGTAGTACCTGTAGTTATTCCAACCCCAGCAGGGCCAATCCTCTTGTAA
- a CDS encoding adenylosuccinate synthase: protein MASVVVVGTQWGDEGKGKIVDLLTNHADYIVRFQGGNNAGHTLVVGGKKYVFHIIPSGILYEDKMCMIGNGVIIDPGVLLSEMDELSSQGLPVTPERLMISENAHLIMPYHQMLDQAREAALSKGKKIGTTGRGIGPCYMDKVGRVGIKAGDLLDGQQFLEKLRSNVEEKNFFLTKQYDAEPATLDAIQKQFESFAEKLAPFIGNVSMSLDKARKGGKNILFEGAQGTQLDIDHGTYPFVTSSNTVAGNACIGSGFGPAHIDEVIGILKAYTTRVGEGPFPSELPEGDVVGDGLQNKGGEFGATTGRRRRCGWLDMVVANDAVRLNGLTGLAITKLDVLSGQPTLKIGTHYDVEGQRYDCMPANIRKTALAQPVYDEMPGWNEDISAVRAYEDLPQQARDYVKRIEDMSGVAPVIVSVGPDREETLLLRNPFEK from the coding sequence GTGGCCAGTGTCGTGGTGGTTGGTACCCAATGGGGTGACGAAGGAAAAGGAAAGATTGTTGATCTGCTGACCAATCATGCAGATTATATAGTTCGCTTTCAAGGCGGAAATAATGCCGGGCATACCTTAGTTGTTGGCGGAAAAAAATACGTTTTCCATATTATCCCGTCCGGTATCCTGTACGAAGACAAGATGTGCATGATCGGCAACGGGGTGATCATTGATCCCGGTGTCCTCCTCTCCGAGATGGACGAGTTGAGCAGCCAGGGCCTGCCTGTCACCCCGGAACGTTTGATGATCAGCGAAAATGCCCATCTTATCATGCCCTACCATCAGATGCTTGATCAGGCCCGCGAGGCAGCTTTATCCAAAGGTAAAAAGATAGGAACCACCGGGCGCGGTATCGGCCCATGTTATATGGACAAGGTCGGTCGCGTAGGCATCAAGGCTGGTGATCTGCTTGATGGGCAGCAGTTTCTGGAGAAACTGCGCAGTAACGTGGAAGAAAAAAACTTTTTTCTGACCAAACAGTACGATGCCGAGCCAGCCACTCTTGATGCAATCCAGAAGCAGTTTGAATCCTTTGCAGAAAAGCTGGCACCGTTCATCGGCAATGTCTCTATGTCTTTGGATAAGGCAAGAAAAGGCGGAAAAAATATTCTCTTCGAAGGTGCGCAGGGAACTCAGCTTGATATAGATCACGGTACCTATCCCTTTGTAACCTCTTCAAATACTGTTGCAGGGAATGCCTGTATCGGTTCTGGATTTGGTCCTGCTCATATTGATGAGGTGATCGGTATCCTTAAGGCCTACACCACCCGTGTCGGAGAAGGGCCATTTCCCTCTGAATTACCTGAAGGCGATGTGGTCGGGGATGGGCTGCAAAATAAGGGTGGTGAATTCGGTGCAACCACCGGACGTCGTCGCCGTTGCGGTTGGTTGGATATGGTGGTAGCTAATGATGCGGTTCGCCTGAACGGTCTGACCGGTTTGGCAATCACCAAGTTGGATGTCCTGTCTGGACAACCTACCCTGAAGATCGGGACCCATTATGATGTGGAAGGCCAGCGCTACGATTGCATGCCTGCTAATATTCGCAAAACAGCCTTGGCGCAACCTGTCTATGATGAGATGCCTGGTTGGAATGAAGATATCTCCGCTGTTCGCGCCTATGAAGATCTGCCGCAGCAGGCCAGAGATTACGTGAAACGTATTGAAGATATGTCTGGTGTTGCTCCTGTTATTGTCTCGGTTGGGCCTGATCGAGAGGAAACTCTGCTGTTGCGCAACCCCTTTGAAAAATAA
- a CDS encoding response regulator — protein MEKKKVLLVDDEESILLLYSEEIEEEGFAVEVAHNGDQALERFKASQPDLVILDINMPGMNGIEVLRQMKAINADLPIILSSAYPEYKEDFGAWASDEYIVKSANTDELKAAVHKYLD, from the coding sequence GTGGAGAAAAAAAAAGTACTGCTTGTTGATGACGAGGAGAGTATTCTTTTACTGTACAGCGAAGAAATAGAAGAAGAAGGCTTTGCTGTTGAAGTTGCTCATAACGGTGATCAGGCCTTGGAACGCTTTAAGGCATCGCAGCCTGATTTGGTGATCCTTGACATCAATATGCCGGGGATGAACGGTATTGAGGTGCTTCGTCAGATGAAGGCTATTAACGCTGATTTGCCGATTATTTTGAGCTCCGCATATCCTGAATATAAGGAGGATTTTGGGGCTTGGGCCTCAGATGAATACATTGTCAAATCTGCTAACACCGATGAGCTGAAAGCCGCTGTACATAAGTATCTCGATTAA
- the dksA gene encoding RNA polymerase-binding protein DksA, whose product MEKKQLQQFREQLKEMKGEIITDVEQTLTDMTSHNGNIPDPNDRATIESDREFELRLRSRERKLLDKIEMAIGRIDNGTYGICAECEEPIGIKRLQARPVATYCIDCKLDQERREKNLGK is encoded by the coding sequence ATGGAAAAAAAACAACTGCAGCAATTCAGAGAGCAACTTAAGGAAATGAAGGGAGAGATCATCACCGATGTTGAACAGACTCTCACTGACATGACCAGTCATAACGGCAATATCCCTGATCCAAATGATCGTGCGACCATTGAGTCGGATCGGGAATTTGAATTGCGCCTGCGGAGCAGGGAACGAAAATTACTTGATAAAATAGAAATGGCTATTGGCAGGATAGACAACGGGACCTACGGTATCTGCGCTGAGTGTGAGGAGCCCATTGGTATTAAACGCCTGCAGGCTCGGCCAGTTGCAACATACTGTATTGACTGCAAGCTTGATCAGGAACGTCGGGAAAAAAATTTGGGGAAATAA
- a CDS encoding GTP cyclohydrolase, FolE2/MptA family, whose product MKDIQNLQDDRRINIRKVGVKTIPYPITVLDRQKKLQHTVATVDMYVNLPHQFKGTHMSRFVEILNRFHGKFDLQKFHLILQEMKEQLNAEAAHLEVRFPYFLDCTAEGGTGMERYECRMHGSLQECDDLVMELNVPITLPESRGRWGYAQVSVRFNEFIWLEDLISKVQQAIKVGSERAASVESLCGQLGDTLTATSEISWFRVEVENLATGCSTFATVESA is encoded by the coding sequence ATGAAAGATATTCAGAATCTCCAAGATGATCGCCGAATTAATATTCGTAAGGTCGGTGTAAAAACAATTCCCTACCCCATAACTGTCCTGGACCGGCAAAAGAAGCTGCAACATACAGTAGCAACGGTGGATATGTATGTGAATCTGCCCCATCAGTTTAAGGGTACGCACATGAGCCGTTTTGTTGAGATTTTGAATAGGTTCCACGGGAAATTTGATTTGCAAAAATTTCATCTGATTCTTCAGGAGATGAAAGAGCAGCTTAATGCTGAGGCAGCCCACCTCGAAGTCCGATTTCCCTATTTTCTTGATTGCACGGCTGAAGGTGGCACAGGTATGGAACGTTATGAGTGTCGGATGCATGGATCTCTTCAGGAATGTGATGATCTGGTTATGGAGCTAAACGTCCCGATCACTCTGCCAGAGTCTCGTGGGCGCTGGGGCTATGCCCAGGTTTCTGTTCGCTTTAATGAGTTTATCTGGCTGGAAGATTTAATCAGTAAGGTGCAGCAGGCTATTAAAGTCGGATCAGAGCGGGCGGCCTCTGTTGAGTCCTTGTGCGGTCAGCTCGGTGATACGCTTACAGCGACTTCAGAAATCAGTTGGTTTCGCGTTGAAGTGGAAAATTTAGCCACAGGTTGCTCTACCTTTGCCACAGTTGAATCGGCCTAA
- the galT gene encoding galactose-1-phosphate uridylyltransferase: protein MPELRKDPILGRWIIIARERSKRPTDFAVDTPVTTGGFCPLCPENEKTTPSEVLVYGRDAQRPSNTSGWKLRVVPNKYPALVIEGELDKQGEGLYDRMNGIGAHEVVIESPNHADQFAFLPHEQMMLTFRAFQERIRDLSHDERFVYVMVFKNNGRAAGASLEHSHSQLVALPVMPRMLAAELEGSKSYYAYKDRCVFCDIIRQEIQQDVRLVCENERFVTLAPFAPRTPFEMWILPKKHSSSYVSQDEASLADLARIFSETLRRLDACIPGIPYNFVLHTQPLQSGPLEHYHWHFEIVPKLTNIAGFEWGTGFYINPMPPEDACRYLRQVEL from the coding sequence ATGCCTGAATTACGTAAAGATCCTATTCTCGGACGCTGGATAATTATTGCCAGGGAACGCAGTAAACGGCCAACAGATTTTGCCGTTGATACGCCAGTAACTACAGGCGGCTTTTGTCCTCTTTGTCCTGAGAATGAAAAAACTACCCCCAGTGAGGTGTTGGTCTATGGACGAGATGCACAGCGCCCATCCAATACCTCGGGTTGGAAACTTCGGGTTGTACCGAATAAGTACCCTGCCTTGGTGATTGAGGGGGAGCTTGATAAGCAGGGGGAAGGTCTATATGATCGTATGAACGGTATTGGTGCGCATGAGGTTGTTATTGAAAGCCCCAATCATGCCGATCAGTTCGCTTTTCTTCCCCATGAGCAGATGATGCTCACTTTCAGGGCCTTTCAGGAGCGTATCCGCGACCTGTCGCATGATGAGCGTTTTGTTTATGTAATGGTGTTTAAGAACAACGGCAGAGCTGCCGGAGCCTCTCTTGAACATAGCCATTCTCAACTGGTCGCTCTACCCGTCATGCCGCGTATGTTGGCTGCCGAGCTTGAGGGCAGCAAGTCCTATTATGCGTATAAGGATCGTTGCGTTTTCTGTGATATTATTCGCCAAGAGATTCAGCAGGATGTTCGGCTGGTCTGTGAGAACGAGCGCTTTGTGACCTTAGCTCCTTTTGCCCCTCGGACACCGTTTGAGATGTGGATTTTGCCAAAGAAACACAGCTCTTCCTATGTGAGCCAGGATGAGGCCTCATTAGCGGATTTGGCCCGCATTTTTTCTGAGACACTCAGAAGGTTGGATGCTTGTATTCCAGGGATTCCCTATAATTTTGTCCTCCATACCCAGCCTCTGCAATCAGGTCCACTTGAACACTATCATTGGCATTTTGAGATTGTTCCCAAATTGACCAATATTGCCGGATTTGAATGGGGAACGGGTTTTTATATCAACCCGATGCCTCCTGAGGATGCGTGTCGGTATTTACGTCAGGTCGAACTATAG
- the moaC gene encoding cyclic pyranopterin monophosphate synthase MoaC: MVSQTLTHFDDAGNARMVNVGSKEETERIAVAEGRISMTPTAYAMVRAGTMKKGDVIGVARIAGIMAAKKVDSLIPLCHPLAITRVDIAFSFDDEENAVGIEATVGIVGRTGVEMEALTAVSVAALTIYDMCKAVDKAMGISDIRLKKKSGGKSGDYSRQGQ, encoded by the coding sequence ATCGTGTCACAGACTTTGACTCATTTTGATGATGCCGGGAATGCCCGCATGGTGAACGTTGGCTCCAAGGAGGAGACAGAACGAATCGCAGTGGCAGAGGGGCGTATTTCCATGACTCCTACAGCCTATGCAATGGTTCGGGCTGGCACGATGAAAAAGGGTGATGTCATCGGTGTGGCGAGAATAGCCGGTATAATGGCGGCCAAAAAGGTCGATAGCCTGATCCCCCTTTGTCATCCCTTGGCCATTACCAGGGTGGATATAGCTTTTTCCTTTGATGATGAGGAGAATGCAGTCGGGATTGAGGCGACGGTCGGCATTGTTGGAAGAACCGGCGTGGAAATGGAAGCATTAACAGCTGTTTCTGTCGCGGCTCTGACGATCTATGATATGTGTAAGGCTGTAGATAAAGCCATGGGAATTTCTGATATTCGTCTGAAGAAAAAAAGCGGCGGCAAAAGCGGTGACTATAGCCGACAGGGGCAGTAA
- the rpoZ gene encoding DNA-directed RNA polymerase subunit omega has translation MARITVEDCLAQVGDDNRFALVHLAVERIRQHRKGEPFLVAGKNKEVVMTLREIASGDVTFENIKELPAQRRAQEAEERGGKAEKKVEAEQE, from the coding sequence ATGGCTCGTATTACCGTTGAAGACTGCCTTGCCCAGGTTGGCGATGATAACCGCTTTGCCTTAGTACATCTTGCTGTTGAGCGGATTCGCCAGCATCGTAAAGGAGAGCCTTTTCTTGTTGCAGGTAAAAACAAAGAAGTGGTTATGACCCTGCGTGAGATTGCCAGCGGCGATGTAACATTTGAGAATATTAAGGAGCTTCCAGCCCAGCGCCGTGCCCAGGAGGCAGAGGAGCGGGGTGGAAAGGCCGAAAAAAAAGTTGAAGCCGAGCAGGAATAA
- a CDS encoding NAD(P)/FAD-dependent oxidoreductase: protein MNWQFPGFVKRAQANEAGYDAIIIGAGLGGLSCAALMARYGMRPLVIDKRNVPGGYATSFHRGDDGEFTCEVSLHGLTGNPLGLALLADLFGSSAENIKEAVLAPHAYSWSSLYSDGFSLDIPQPEAGATPAEILGSLGGMLVSMFPDEAEGIAGYMQCWGRLLEDIAKFYGPGGGLPKDISEFPEMYHTWASMLWKKKKEKTKTLTDLFKEYKIKNPQLQAILGQSWPYYGLPPSEMPAWLCLMYTGFYHVYGNYYIKGSSQTLSNALAQSIMLPRGTYDDGTPYSGGALLLNTEVTEILFDESLGRAVGVKTKQGKAFYANAVVSNSAVPQTMGLLPESAKKSPECSDYLDMVSSYKPSTSHVNVWLGLDLSEGDDGFLESYEKLGSNTLIYPGYKHDQAYTASMKCNPEKSGFAILAYDKVGTASPSGYASITLSMLSGYTPWEKFEAVYKNMHGGSETVTGNVTIDDYYAEKSRIAESLIALAEESVLPGLSGRIKMQEISSPLTNVRYTYNNCGAIYGYDQTEDNSGLTRLGNRTPVPGLYLAGAWSNPGGGFELVILSGKEAFKCIVEDWVSAA, encoded by the coding sequence ATGAACTGGCAATTTCCAGGCTTCGTCAAAAGAGCACAGGCAAACGAGGCTGGTTATGACGCTATTATTATTGGTGCCGGGCTGGGAGGATTGTCCTGCGCCGCATTGATGGCTCGTTATGGGATGAGGCCTCTTGTGATTGACAAGAGAAACGTGCCAGGAGGATATGCGACATCGTTTCATCGTGGAGATGATGGTGAATTTACCTGTGAGGTTTCGCTGCATGGTTTGACAGGTAATCCCTTGGGCTTGGCCTTATTGGCTGATCTGTTTGGGAGTTCAGCGGAAAATATAAAGGAAGCAGTGCTTGCTCCGCACGCATACAGTTGGAGTTCCCTGTATTCTGATGGTTTTTCTCTCGATATACCGCAGCCTGAAGCGGGGGCTACTCCTGCGGAAATCTTAGGCAGTCTTGGTGGAATGCTTGTTTCGATGTTTCCTGATGAGGCCGAGGGAATCGCAGGATATATGCAGTGTTGGGGGCGATTACTTGAAGATATAGCAAAGTTTTACGGTCCTGGTGGAGGCCTGCCGAAGGATATTTCTGAGTTTCCTGAAATGTATCATACTTGGGCAAGCATGCTGTGGAAGAAAAAGAAAGAAAAGACCAAAACATTGACGGACCTTTTTAAAGAGTACAAAATCAAAAATCCGCAGTTACAGGCTATTCTCGGTCAGTCTTGGCCTTATTATGGGCTTCCACCGTCAGAAATGCCAGCTTGGCTTTGCCTGATGTATACAGGATTCTACCATGTCTATGGTAATTATTATATCAAAGGATCATCTCAGACTTTAAGTAATGCTTTAGCGCAGTCAATTATGTTGCCACGCGGTACATATGATGACGGCACTCCATACTCTGGGGGGGCATTGCTGCTGAATACTGAAGTAACCGAGATTCTTTTTGATGAGAGTTTAGGAAGGGCAGTTGGCGTAAAAACAAAGCAGGGAAAGGCATTTTATGCTAACGCTGTGGTAAGTAATTCGGCTGTTCCTCAGACGATGGGGCTCCTTCCTGAATCGGCGAAGAAATCTCCCGAGTGTAGTGATTATCTAGATATGGTATCTTCGTATAAGCCGAGTACCAGTCATGTCAATGTTTGGCTGGGATTGGATTTGTCTGAAGGTGATGATGGATTTCTTGAGAGCTATGAAAAGCTCGGATCAAATACTTTGATCTACCCAGGGTACAAGCACGATCAAGCATATACTGCATCGATGAAATGCAATCCTGAAAAATCGGGTTTTGCTATTTTGGCTTATGATAAAGTTGGTACAGCTTCACCGAGCGGCTATGCCTCAATTACTCTTTCTATGCTTTCTGGTTATACACCGTGGGAAAAATTTGAGGCCGTCTATAAAAATATGCATGGTGGCAGTGAAACCGTTACTGGAAATGTGACCATAGATGACTATTATGCAGAGAAGAGCCGTATCGCTGAGAGCTTGATCGCATTGGCCGAGGAATCAGTCTTACCTGGTCTTTCTGGCAGAATAAAAATGCAAGAGATATCTTCACCATTGACCAATGTCCGCTACACCTATAATAATTGTGGTGCCATATATGGGTATGATCAAACAGAGGACAATTCAGGTTTAACTCGGCTTGGTAATCGAACACCTGTGCCCGGGCTTTACCTCGCAGGCGCTTGGAGCAATCCTGGTGGTGGTTTTGAGCTGGTAATACTCTCTGGAAAAGAAGCGTTTAAATGTATAGTTGAAGATTGGGTGAGTGCCGCTTGA
- the dnaJ gene encoding molecular chaperone DnaJ — MSRDYYEILNVSRDADGEVIKKAYRKLAMKYHPDRNPDDREAEDRFKEAAEAYEVLSDAQKRQVYDTYGHDGLKNTGYSGPGNASDIFSHLNDIFGDLGGMFGFGGRGRQRDPNGPVPGNDLRYDLEIGFMDAVHGIEKEVEITKPETCWTCEGSGARPGHQPQTCPTCQGRGQVIRSQGFFQVSSTCPQCRGAGQIVVEPCADCNGEGLVNKKKKVMLKIPAGVDTGARMRLSGEGEGGRRGGQAGDLYVIIHVQEHEYFLRDDRTIYLRYPVSMVKAALGCEVDVPTVNGTAKLKIKAGTQSGERLTLRGEGVVGLRGGRAGDMIVEVQVQTPTDLSKKQKELLREFDEHCDQEEEGFFSRMLHGHFKGKEKDKA, encoded by the coding sequence ATGAGTAGAGATTATTATGAAATCCTGAATGTCTCTCGGGATGCTGACGGGGAAGTCATAAAAAAAGCCTATCGTAAGCTTGCTATGAAATATCATCCGGATCGCAACCCGGATGATAGAGAGGCAGAAGACCGTTTTAAAGAGGCTGCTGAAGCCTATGAAGTGCTCAGTGATGCCCAGAAACGGCAGGTTTACGACACCTATGGTCATGATGGTCTGAAAAATACCGGCTATTCCGGGCCGGGTAATGCCAGTGATATCTTTTCACACCTTAATGATATCTTCGGCGATCTTGGTGGCATGTTCGGGTTTGGCGGTCGGGGACGGCAGCGGGATCCCAATGGGCCTGTTCCGGGCAATGATCTTCGCTATGACCTGGAAATCGGCTTCATGGATGCTGTCCACGGAATAGAGAAAGAGGTCGAAATCACCAAGCCGGAGACCTGCTGGACCTGTGAGGGATCTGGGGCGCGGCCTGGGCATCAACCCCAGACCTGTCCGACCTGCCAGGGCCGGGGCCAGGTGATTCGTTCCCAGGGCTTTTTTCAGGTGAGCAGCACCTGCCCGCAATGTCGGGGGGCTGGTCAGATCGTGGTGGAGCCCTGTGCTGATTGCAATGGCGAAGGGCTGGTCAATAAGAAGAAAAAGGTTATGCTCAAAATTCCGGCCGGTGTTGATACCGGGGCCAGGATGCGTTTGAGTGGAGAGGGAGAAGGTGGTCGCCGAGGCGGTCAGGCTGGAGACCTCTATGTTATCATCCATGTGCAGGAGCATGAGTATTTTCTTCGCGATGATCGGACAATCTATCTTCGCTATCCTGTTTCTATGGTCAAGGCAGCCTTGGGCTGTGAGGTGGATGTGCCTACGGTCAATGGGACGGCCAAGCTGAAAATTAAGGCCGGGACCCAGTCCGGTGAGCGCCTTACGCTTCGCGGTGAGGGCGTTGTCGGGCTGCGCGGTGGACGAGCCGGTGATATGATCGTTGAGGTACAGGTTCAAACACCGACGGATTTGAGCAAGAAACAAAAGGAATTACTCCGAGAATTTGACGAGCACTGCGATCAGGAGGAAGAGGGCTTTTTCTCCAGAATGCTGCACGGACATTTTAAAGGTAAGGAAAAGGATAAGGCCTGA